The DNA region GTGGAGGACGGCGTCCGCGTGGTGCCCAGCGTGGGGGGCCTCGCCACGGGGCTGCGGCGCCCGCACGAGCAGGGGGGCGGGCCCTGGGTCGGCTGGCCGGGAGACCTTGGCGGGCTGGAGCCGGAGCAGGTGGCGCGCGTCGAGGCCCGGCTCTCCGACCTGCGGCTCGTGCCGGTGCACCTCACCCAGGAGGAGGTGCAGCGCTACTACCAGGACTACTCCAACGGCCTGCTCTGGCCGGTGTTCCACTCGTTCCTCGGCGAGGTGCCGCTGGAGATGGGCGGCGCCGCCGAGTACGAGCGCGTCAACGCGCGCTTCGCCGACGCGGTCGCGGCCACCGCCCGGCCCGGCGACGTGATCTGGATCCACGACTACCAGCTGCTCCGGCTGCCGGCGCTCCTGCGCGAGCGGCTCCCGGACGCGCGCATCGGCTTCTTCCTGCACATCCCCTTCCCCTCGTCGGACGTGTTCCGCGTGCTGCCGAACCGCGAGGCGCTGCTCGAGGGCATGCTCGGCGCCGATCTGATCGGGTTTCACACCGCGTCCTACATGCGCCACTTCTCCTCCTCGGTGCTCCGCGTGCTCGGCGCCTGGACCGACGTGGACCGGATCCGCTGGCGCGGGCGCGAGGTCCGCATCGGCGTGTTCCCGATGGGCGTGGACGCGGCCGACTTCGCCGGCACGGCCCACACCGCCGAGGTGGAGGAGGAGTTCCGCGGCCTGCGGCAGGACGGGACCCACCTGCTCGTCGGGATCGACCGGCTCGACTACACGAAGGGCATCCCCCGCCGCCTGCTCGCCTACGAGCGGCTGCTGCGCGAGCACCCGGAGCTGCGCGGCAAGGTGCGGCTGGTGCAGGTGGCGGTCCCGTCGCGCACCGAGGTGGGCGCGTACCAGCAGTTCCGCGAGCAGGTGGACGGGCTCGTCGGCCGCATCCACGGCGCGTTCGCCACGCCGACCTGGTCGCCCATCCACTACCTGTCGCGCGGGCTCAGCCGACCGCAGGTGGTGGCGCTCTACCGCGCCGCGGACGTGATGCTGGTCACGCCCATCCGCGACGGCATGAACCTGGTGGCGAAGGAGTTCGTGGCGGTGCGCGGCGACGGCGACGGCGTGCTGGTGCTGTCGGAGTTCACCGGCGCGGCGGCCGAGCTGGCCGAGGCGGTGCAGGTGAACCCGTACGACGCGGAGGGCACCGCGGCGGCGATCCTGCGCGCGCTGGAGATGCCGGAGGACGAGCGGCGCACCCGCATGGCGGGGCTGCGCCGGCGGGTCACCCGCTACGACGTCCACTGGTGGGCGCGGACGTTCCTCGACCGGCTGCGGGCGCCCGCCGCGGCCACCCCGCCGCACGGCCTGGAGGTGTCGGCGCGCCCGGCCGTCGAGGGCGCGCGCGCGCGGCTGCGGGCTGCGCCGCACGCCACGCTGCTGCTCGACTACGACGGGACGCTGGTGCCGTTCGCGCCGACGCCCGAGCTGGCGCGTCCCGATCGCGAGCTGCGCGACCTGCTGCGCGAGCTCGCCCGGCACCCGGGCTACTCGGTCCACCTCGTCACCGGGCGCCAGCGGGACACCGTGGACCGCTGGTTCGGGGACCTCGGGATCGGGCTCCACGCCGAGCACGGCTACTGGTCGAAGCTGCCCGGCACCGCCTGGCAGCTCGCGGCGTCGGTCTCCACCGCCTGGCGCGAGCCGGCCCGCGCCATCCTCGAGGAGTTCGCGGCGCGCACGCCGGGCTCGTTGGTGGAGGAGAAGTCGGCCGGGTTCGCCTGGCACTACCGCACCGCCGACCCCGACTTCGGGGCCGCGCAGGCGCACGACCTCATGCTCCACCTCTCCACCGTGCTCTCCAACGCGCCGGTGGAGATCCTGCCCGGCGCCCTGGTGGTCGAGGTGCGGCCGCAGGGCGTGGACAAGGGGAAGGTGGTGGCGCGCGCGGCGGCCGCCTCGCCCGAGGGGAGCCTGCTCGCCGCCTTCGGGGACGACCGCACCGACGAGGACATGTTCGCCGCGCTGCCCCCCGGCGCGATCTCGATCCACGTGGGGCCGGCGCCCAGCCGCGCCACGCTGCGCCTCGCCGGCGTGCCGGAGTCACGGGCGTTCCTGCGCGGGCTGCTGTAACCCTCGCGGGGGTTCTGAGGGTCGATACCGCGACCGCGCGCGCGACCGGTGCCGGAGTCAGCGAGCGACCGGCGACCGGTGCCGGAGTCAGCGCGACCGGTGCCGGAGTCAGATGCCGCGCTGCGGCGCGAGACGCCCCATCCGCGGGTCTGCGCCGTGACACGCCCATCACACGCCCCCCATAGGCAAGTGGGCCTTCCCGACGACGAGGTGCCCACGTGCTGTATCCCGAGCTGTTCAGGTCCCTGGAGCGCGCCCGCTGGAGCCTGGAGGACGACGTGCCGTGGGCGAGCTTCGACCCGGCCGCGCTCTCCGACGAGCAGGCGCTCACGGTGAAGATGAACGCCATCACCGAGTGGTCGGCGCTGCCCGCCACCGAGATGTTCCTGCGCGACAACCGGCACGACAGCGACTTCTCGGCGTTCATGTCGATCTGGTTCTACGAGGAGCAGAAGCACGCCCTGGTGCTCATGGAGTACCTGCGCCGCTTCCGCCCCGACCTCGTGCCCACCGAGGACGAGCTGCACGCGGTCCGGTTCGAGTTCGACCCGGCGCCCGCCCTCGAGACGCTCGCGCTCCACTTCTGCGGCGAGATCCGGCTGACCCAGTGGTACCGACGCGCCGCCGAGTGGCACACCGAGCCCGTGCTGAAGCACGTGTACGGCCTCATCTCGCAGGACGAGGGGCGCCACGGGGGCGCCTACCTCCGGTACATGCGCCAGGCACTCGAGCGGCACGGCGACGCCGCGCGCGCCGCCTTCGCGAAGCTGGGCGTGCTGATGGCGAGCAGCGGTCGCAGCGGCAAGCCGCTCCACCCCACCAACCTGCACGTGAACCAGCAGCTCTTCCCGCGCGACACCGTGCAGAGCCGGCTGCCGGACCCGGGCTGGCTCGACCGCTGGCTCGACGGCCAGATCCGGTTCGACGTGGCCTGCGAGCGGCGGGTGGTGCGGACCATGCTGCGCAGCCTCTCCGCGCTCCTCGGCGAGAGCTTCGAGACGGTCCGCGACCTGAACCGCTACCGCAAGTCGCTCGCGGGCGCCTCGGCGCCGCCGGCGAGCTCCGCGGCGCTGCCCGCCTGAAGCGAGGCGATCAGCGCCCGCCCGCACCCTCCAGCCGCGCCACGTCCTCCGCCGTGAGCGCGACCCGCACGGCGCTCGCCAGCTCCCGCACCTGCGCCGCGCTCGTCGCGCTCGCGATGGGCGCGGTGACCCGCGGGCTCTGCAGCTGCCACGCGAGCGCCACCTGCGCCACGGTGGCGCCGTGCGCCCGCGCCACCTCGCGCGCCGCGGCCAGCACCGCCATCGCGCCGGCGTCGGCGAGGAGCGCGTTCACCTTGCCGGCGCGGGCGGTGGGGGGCGGCAGGCCCGGGCCGTACTTGCCGGTGAGGAAGCCGGAGGCGAGCGCGTAGTAGGTGCACACGCCCAGCCCGCGCGCCGCGCACAGGTCGGCGAGCGCGCCCTCGTAGCCGCCGCGCGCGACGAGGTTGTACTCGGGCTGGAGCACCGCGAACGGCGCCCAGCCGGCGCGCGCCGAGAGGTCGAGCGCCGCGGCGAGCCGCGGCGCCGCGTAGTTGGAGGCGCCGAGGTGGCGCACCTTGCCCGCCCGCACCAGGCGGTCGAACGCCTCGAGCGTCTCCTCGAGCGGCGTGGCCGCGTCGTCGCGGTGCGCGTAGTAGAGGTCGATCCGCTCGACCCCGAGCCGCCGCAGCGAGCCGTCGCAGGCGCGCAGGATCTTCTCCGCGGAGAGGCCGGCCGCCGCGTCGGGGCCGCCCATCCCGACCTTGGTCGCGATCACCAGCTCGTCGCGGCAGCGCCGCTCCCGCAGCCACGCGCCGACGACCTCCTCCGACTCGCCGCCGCGGTGGCCGGGCACCCACGAGCTGTAGACGTCGGCGGTGTCCACGAAGTTGCCGCCCGCCTCGCGGTACGCGTCGAGCACGGCGACGCTGGCGGCGCGGTCGGCGGTCCAGCCGAACACGTTGCCACCCAGGCACACGGGGAAGACGGAGAGGTCGGTGGCGCCGAGCCGGCGCCGCTGCGGGATCGAGGAGGTCATGGCGCGAGGGATCTAACGGCGAGCGGCCGCACGTTCACCCGCGCGTGACCGCGCACCCGGGCGCGCGGACGGGGCGGCGATCAGCCGCGCGCCGCCTCGAGCTCGTAGAACGGCAGGCCAGCCCGGCGCGCCGCCCACAGGCCCGCGCCCACCTGCACGAAGTGCCGCGCGAGCCGCCGCCGGTACCACGCGCCGGTCCGCCGGTGCATGGCGGTGTCGGTGCGCTCGAGGTCCACCACCGTCTCGAGGTCGCCGCGCGTGATCACCTCCAGGTAGAGGAGCCCGCGGCACATCGCGCCCAGGTTGTCGATGGCCCGCGCCGCCGCGCGGTCGTCGAGGTAGTGCAGGACCCCGTGGCAGACCACGAGGTCGAAGCGCTCCCGCGCCCGCCACCGCGAGATGTCGCGCAACTCGTGCCCATATCGCGCGCAGGCGTAGGGCGACACGTCCACGGAGCGGTAGGCGACGGCGGGTCGGTGCCGGCGCAGCCACGACCGCCACAGCCCGGTGCCCGCGCCCACGTCGAGGACCGAGCGCACCTCCACCCCGAGCCAGCCAGCGAGCCCGCATACCCCGCTCGCGAGCCGCGCGATCTCCGCCGCCGAGTGGACGCGGTCCTTCCCGCGGTAATGGCGCCGGTAGTAGGCGGCGTCGAAGCGCCCGGGTGCGTCCGGGGACGCGCGGCGGGCTGACGTGGCCGTGGCG from Anaeromyxobacter dehalogenans 2CP-C includes:
- a CDS encoding ferritin produces the protein MLYPELFRSLERARWSLEDDVPWASFDPAALSDEQALTVKMNAITEWSALPATEMFLRDNRHDSDFSAFMSIWFYEEQKHALVLMEYLRRFRPDLVPTEDELHAVRFEFDPAPALETLALHFCGEIRLTQWYRRAAEWHTEPVLKHVYGLISQDEGRHGGAYLRYMRQALERHGDAARAAFAKLGVLMASSGRSGKPLHPTNLHVNQQLFPRDTVQSRLPDPGWLDRWLDGQIRFDVACERRVVRTMLRSLSALLGESFETVRDLNRYRKSLAGASAPPASSAALPA
- a CDS encoding aldo/keto reductase, which produces MTSSIPQRRRLGATDLSVFPVCLGGNVFGWTADRAASVAVLDAYREAGGNFVDTADVYSSWVPGHRGGESEEVVGAWLRERRCRDELVIATKVGMGGPDAAAGLSAEKILRACDGSLRRLGVERIDLYYAHRDDAATPLEETLEAFDRLVRAGKVRHLGASNYAAPRLAAALDLSARAGWAPFAVLQPEYNLVARGGYEGALADLCAARGLGVCTYYALASGFLTGKYGPGLPPPTARAGKVNALLADAGAMAVLAAAREVARAHGATVAQVALAWQLQSPRVTAPIASATSAAQVRELASAVRVALTAEDVARLEGAGGR
- a CDS encoding class I SAM-dependent methyltransferase encodes the protein MPPRAARRRPARSIDPSATATSARRASPDAPGRFDAAYYRRHYRGKDRVHSAAEIARLASGVCGLAGWLGVEVRSVLDVGAGTGLWRSWLRRHRPAVAYRSVDVSPYACARYGHELRDISRWRARERFDLVVCHGVLHYLDDRAAARAIDNLGAMCRGLLYLEVITRGDLETVVDLERTDTAMHRRTGAWYRRRLARHFVQVGAGLWAARRAGLPFYELEAARG
- a CDS encoding bifunctional alpha,alpha-trehalose-phosphate synthase (UDP-forming)/trehalose-phosphatase, with translation MSRVVIVSNRLPVTVERVEDGVRVVPSVGGLATGLRRPHEQGGGPWVGWPGDLGGLEPEQVARVEARLSDLRLVPVHLTQEEVQRYYQDYSNGLLWPVFHSFLGEVPLEMGGAAEYERVNARFADAVAATARPGDVIWIHDYQLLRLPALLRERLPDARIGFFLHIPFPSSDVFRVLPNREALLEGMLGADLIGFHTASYMRHFSSSVLRVLGAWTDVDRIRWRGREVRIGVFPMGVDAADFAGTAHTAEVEEEFRGLRQDGTHLLVGIDRLDYTKGIPRRLLAYERLLREHPELRGKVRLVQVAVPSRTEVGAYQQFREQVDGLVGRIHGAFATPTWSPIHYLSRGLSRPQVVALYRAADVMLVTPIRDGMNLVAKEFVAVRGDGDGVLVLSEFTGAAAELAEAVQVNPYDAEGTAAAILRALEMPEDERRTRMAGLRRRVTRYDVHWWARTFLDRLRAPAAATPPHGLEVSARPAVEGARARLRAAPHATLLLDYDGTLVPFAPTPELARPDRELRDLLRELARHPGYSVHLVTGRQRDTVDRWFGDLGIGLHAEHGYWSKLPGTAWQLAASVSTAWREPARAILEEFAARTPGSLVEEKSAGFAWHYRTADPDFGAAQAHDLMLHLSTVLSNAPVEILPGALVVEVRPQGVDKGKVVARAAAASPEGSLLAAFGDDRTDEDMFAALPPGAISIHVGPAPSRATLRLAGVPESRAFLRGLL